The following proteins are co-located in the Deinococcus aerophilus genome:
- a CDS encoding glyoxalase has translation MSSLITGLDHVQIEAPAGCEAAARAFFGTFLGLRELQKPAPLQARGGVWFALPDGRQLHVGVTPDFVPREKGHPGLRCADLAAFQVHCAAHGVTCRVDAEAGVARVFLQDPFGNRLEVVQGGHASVPHI, from the coding sequence ATGTCTTCCCTGATCACCGGACTGGACCATGTGCAGATCGAGGCCCCGGCGGGGTGTGAGGCCGCCGCCCGCGCCTTCTTCGGAACCTTCCTGGGCCTGCGCGAGCTGCAGAAGCCCGCGCCGCTGCAGGCCCGCGGTGGCGTATGGTTTGCCCTGCCAGATGGGCGGCAGCTGCACGTGGGCGTGACCCCCGACTTCGTGCCGCGCGAGAAGGGCCATCCGGGGCTGCGCTGCGCCGACCTCGCCGCCTTTCAGGTCCACTGCGCGGCCCACGGAGTCACCTGCCGCGTAGACGCCGAGGCCGGGGTGGCCCGCGTATTCCTGCAGGACCCCTTTGGCAACCGGCTGGAGGTGGTGCAGGGGGGCCATGCCAGCGTCCCGCATATCTAG
- a CDS encoding nucleotide sugar dehydrogenase encodes MIKTDSVSALVEKIHNRSARVGVVGLGYVGLPFLVEKAKVGFHVVGIDRSSERTGMVARGENYIGDVRDEDLKAVVEAGCVSTTTDFEVVPELDVIVICVPTPLDRNLSPDLSYVRSVTAEIAARLRPGQLISLESTTYPGTTEEVMKPILEAGGLKAGVDFFLAHSPERVDPGNARYTTKNTNKVVGGNDPASLEVAVTFYRQTIDHVVPVSSAKTAEMVKVYENTYRAVNIALANELTLLCDRMGISVWEVLDAAFTKPFGIMPFYPGPGVGGHCIPLDPHYLEWKAREYNFQTHFIALAGETNRKMPEFVVDKAARVLNGARKALNGSKVLLLGMAYKGDLDDYRESPALQIYRLLKLAGADVSFHDSWTPEVDEHGVQATSIELTDKILRDADLVIITTKHSNVDYANVVEQSQAVLDTRYATRGLTSDKVTLL; translated from the coding sequence GTGATTAAGACCGATTCCGTTTCTGCGCTGGTGGAGAAAATTCATAACCGCAGTGCCCGAGTAGGCGTAGTGGGGCTGGGCTATGTGGGCCTGCCCTTCCTCGTCGAGAAGGCCAAAGTGGGTTTCCACGTGGTCGGCATTGACCGCAGTTCCGAGCGTACGGGAATGGTGGCGCGTGGCGAGAACTACATCGGCGACGTGCGGGACGAGGATCTGAAGGCCGTCGTTGAGGCGGGCTGCGTCTCAACGACCACCGACTTCGAGGTGGTTCCCGAGCTGGACGTGATCGTAATCTGCGTGCCCACGCCGCTGGACCGCAACCTGAGCCCCGATCTGAGTTACGTGCGCAGCGTGACCGCCGAGATCGCGGCCCGCCTGCGTCCGGGCCAACTCATCAGCCTGGAAAGCACCACCTACCCTGGCACCACCGAAGAGGTCATGAAGCCGATCCTGGAAGCGGGCGGCCTCAAGGCGGGCGTGGACTTTTTCCTGGCGCACTCGCCCGAGCGGGTCGATCCGGGCAATGCCCGATACACCACCAAGAACACGAACAAGGTCGTGGGCGGCAACGATCCGGCCAGCCTGGAAGTTGCCGTGACCTTCTACCGCCAGACCATTGATCATGTCGTTCCGGTAAGCAGCGCCAAAACCGCCGAGATGGTCAAGGTTTATGAGAATACCTACCGGGCCGTGAATATTGCGCTGGCCAACGAGCTTACCCTGCTGTGCGACCGCATGGGCATCTCGGTGTGGGAGGTGCTGGATGCGGCCTTCACCAAGCCCTTCGGTATCATGCCCTTCTACCCCGGTCCCGGTGTGGGCGGCCACTGCATCCCGCTGGACCCACACTACCTGGAGTGGAAGGCGCGGGAATACAACTTCCAGACGCACTTCATTGCGCTGGCCGGCGAGACCAACCGCAAGATGCCCGAGTTCGTGGTGGACAAGGCTGCACGTGTGTTGAACGGCGCACGCAAGGCACTGAACGGGTCTAAGGTGCTGTTGCTGGGTATGGCGTACAAGGGTGATTTGGACGATTACCGCGAGTCGCCAGCATTACAGATTTACCGTCTATTGAAGCTGGCTGGAGCGGATGTGTCCTTTCACGATTCTTGGACGCCGGAAGTCGATGAGCACGGTGTGCAGGCCACCAGTATTGAATTGACCGATAAGATCCTGAGAGACGCCGATCTGGTGATCATCACGACCAAACACAGCAACGTGGATTACGCCAACGTGGTTGAGCAGTCGCAGGCCGTGCTGGACACCCGCTATGCCACCCGTGGATTGACGAGCGACAAGGTGACCCTGCTGTGA
- a CDS encoding Gfo/Idh/MocA family oxidoreductase produces the protein MSAQTSEQKRFGLTGVSGYIAPRHLKAIKDTGNVLTAALDPFDSVGIMDSYFPDAEFFTQPEIFERYLYDARRQGMGMDYMGICSPNYLHDPHIRMALRAGADALCEKPIVLNPEDITALKEVEEETGRRVWTILQLRAHAALEKVKAELNPSSGDKYDVDLSYMTSRGTWYLRSWKGRTEESGGLATNIGVHFFDMLSWLFGDIEHVEVHQRSETVCAGYLELERARVRWFLSIDPTYLPEEQIAKGQRTYRSITIDGQEVEFSEGFTDLHTEVYRRTLAGQGFSLDDTYQAIATVAQIRSVPLSSPTTGSRHFLLR, from the coding sequence GTGAGCGCTCAGACTTCTGAACAGAAACGCTTTGGTCTGACCGGCGTTTCCGGGTACATTGCGCCCCGGCACCTCAAGGCCATCAAGGACACCGGCAACGTGTTGACGGCGGCCCTGGATCCTTTCGATTCAGTCGGCATCATGGACTCGTATTTTCCGGACGCCGAGTTCTTTACCCAGCCGGAGATCTTCGAGCGCTATCTGTACGATGCGCGCCGCCAGGGGATGGGCATGGATTATATGGGCATCTGTAGCCCCAACTATCTGCATGACCCGCACATTCGCATGGCGCTGCGGGCCGGGGCCGACGCCCTGTGCGAGAAGCCCATCGTGCTGAACCCGGAAGACATCACCGCCCTCAAGGAAGTGGAGGAGGAGACCGGGCGGCGGGTGTGGACCATCCTGCAGCTGCGTGCGCACGCAGCACTGGAAAAGGTCAAGGCCGAGCTGAACCCCAGCAGCGGTGACAAGTACGACGTGGACCTGTCATACATGACCAGCCGGGGAACGTGGTACCTGCGCAGCTGGAAAGGCCGCACTGAGGAAAGTGGCGGGCTGGCGACCAACATCGGGGTGCATTTCTTCGACATGCTGAGCTGGCTGTTCGGGGACATCGAGCACGTGGAGGTTCACCAGCGCAGCGAGACCGTGTGTGCCGGCTATCTGGAACTGGAACGCGCGCGCGTGCGCTGGTTCCTCTCCATTGATCCCACTTACCTGCCCGAGGAGCAGATTGCCAAAGGCCAGCGCACCTACCGGTCCATCACCATTGACGGTCAGGAGGTAGAATTTAGCGAGGGCTTCACCGATCTGCATACTGAGGTCTACCGCCGCACGCTGGCGGGCCAGGGCTTTAGCTTGGACGACACGTACCAAGCGATTGCCACGGTGGCCCAGATTCGCTCCGTCCCCTTGAGTAGCCCAACAACAGGAAGCCGACACTTCCTTCTTAGATGA
- a CDS encoding formyltransferase family protein, with protein sequence MSETNVVIFGYNFPHKKTQDLVFSLLGQGFKISALIAADAVKLNISESTVRTKIKHIGLLNPAEYAGHLGIEFVNLPHNSRRCEQYLRELKPALGIIGGARIIKQPIIERFSVGIVNVHPALLPEVRGLDSMLWSIMHDIPLGVTAHLIDARIDLGQGLIRKLLPVYQDDTIFDLSERIYDSQIDIAAASLFKALNGDTWSIENEIYYGKMTPEYEQQALARLNEYKAHQHREKEMYVG encoded by the coding sequence ATGTCAGAGACTAATGTGGTGATTTTTGGCTACAATTTCCCGCACAAGAAAACCCAGGATCTTGTTTTTAGCCTTCTAGGCCAAGGCTTTAAAATTAGTGCTCTAATTGCTGCCGACGCGGTTAAATTAAATATTTCGGAGTCGACAGTCAGAACGAAAATTAAGCACATTGGTCTGCTTAATCCGGCTGAATATGCAGGTCATTTGGGCATTGAATTCGTTAACCTGCCACATAATTCTAGGCGTTGTGAACAATACCTTCGTGAATTGAAGCCCGCCTTGGGAATCATTGGCGGCGCGAGAATTATCAAGCAGCCTATCATTGAGCGTTTCTCCGTGGGCATTGTTAATGTGCATCCGGCCCTTTTGCCTGAAGTCAGGGGGTTGGACTCAATGCTGTGGTCTATAATGCATGATATTCCTCTGGGTGTAACTGCACATCTGATTGATGCCCGAATTGATCTCGGGCAGGGTCTAATCAGGAAACTTCTTCCAGTCTACCAAGATGATACTATCTTTGATTTGAGTGAGAGAATCTATGATAGCCAGATTGATATTGCAGCAGCAAGTCTTTTTAAAGCTCTGAATGGTGATACGTGGAGTATCGAGAATGAAATCTATTACGGCAAGATGACGCCGGAATATGAGCAGCAGGCGCTGGCCCGACTGAATGAGTACAAGGCACATCAACACCGCGAAAAGGAGATGTATGTCGGCTGA
- a CDS encoding DegT/DnrJ/EryC1/StrS family aminotransferase: MSAEQVRTIPILDLEPEIDELRPEIMAAIGRVLDRTDFIMGEDVHLFEQEVAAYLGVKHAIGVNSGTDALVIALRALGIGPGDEVITTPFTFFATAESISMVGAKPVFVDIDPATLNLNPELIEAAITPATRALMPVHLYGNPVDMTRIMEIAHKHGLKVVEDCAQSFGARWQGQQTGTMGDFGAYSFFPSKNLGAYGDGGLLATNDDALADTARMLRVHGSRKKYHNETVGYNSRLDTLQAAILRVKLPHIEKWNAHRRKVARQYNEGLKGLVGIVTPELTDGHAFHQYTIRVQNGRRDELQQKLAEQGIGTMVYYPIPQDELPIYKGQYPTYEHSRLAAKEALSLPIGHVIPMGTVEAVIRALKAMLKT; encoded by the coding sequence ATGTCGGCTGAACAGGTCAGGACCATTCCTATTCTTGATCTTGAGCCAGAGATCGACGAGCTGCGCCCCGAGATCATGGCGGCCATCGGGCGCGTGCTGGACCGCACCGATTTCATCATGGGCGAGGATGTCCACCTGTTTGAGCAGGAGGTCGCCGCGTACCTGGGCGTCAAGCACGCCATCGGCGTGAACAGCGGCACCGACGCGCTGGTGATCGCCCTGCGTGCCCTGGGGATCGGCCCCGGCGACGAGGTCATCACCACGCCGTTTACCTTCTTCGCCACCGCCGAGAGCATCAGCATGGTGGGGGCAAAGCCGGTGTTCGTGGACATCGATCCAGCCACGCTGAACCTGAACCCGGAGTTGATCGAGGCGGCCATCACCCCGGCCACCCGCGCCCTCATGCCCGTTCACCTGTACGGCAACCCGGTGGACATGACCCGCATTATGGAAATCGCCCACAAGCACGGCCTGAAGGTGGTCGAGGACTGTGCCCAGAGCTTCGGCGCCCGCTGGCAGGGCCAGCAGACCGGCACTATGGGAGACTTTGGTGCGTACTCCTTCTTTCCCAGCAAGAACCTGGGGGCCTACGGCGACGGCGGGTTGCTGGCGACCAATGATGACGCTCTGGCCGACACCGCCCGGATGCTGCGCGTTCACGGCAGCCGCAAGAAATACCACAACGAAACCGTGGGCTACAACAGCCGCCTGGATACCCTTCAGGCAGCCATCCTGCGGGTGAAGTTGCCGCACATTGAGAAGTGGAATGCCCACCGCCGCAAGGTGGCCCGGCAGTACAACGAGGGACTGAAAGGGCTTGTGGGGATTGTGACGCCTGAACTGACGGACGGCCACGCCTTTCACCAGTACACCATTCGGGTGCAGAACGGGCGGCGGGACGAGTTACAGCAGAAATTGGCAGAGCAGGGCATCGGGACCATGGTGTACTATCCGATTCCGCAGGACGAACTGCCAATTTATAAGGGGCAGTACCCAACGTATGAACACAGCAGGCTGGCGGCGAAGGAAGCGTTGAGCTTGCCGATTGGGCATGTGATTCCGATGGGCACGGTTGAGGCCGTGATCCGGGCTTTGAAGGCCATGCTGAAGACATGA
- a CDS encoding oligosaccharide flippase family protein produces MKAVMAAPALKRVGTLMGGTVLGQLAVFAVTPILTRLYAPEAFNDFGIYLAISGVFSVIATLRLEAAIPIARDNADAFNLTRVAFKTSCVIAILAIMLTFYVLSTGFLVVKSNPLIFSLLVGISVLLIGAFQAISALQVRHDGYSVIARAKAAQGGVLAFGQVAIGFLFSAPIALVMGDVCSRIAGLSSSLNLYRRETKVQSVQNNLVVLSNYLNFPKFSAPAALINSLGTQAPIFLLGIFFTPSSVGFYVFANRLIAIPVSLIATTLGQVFLGELGKALSSGSSIFTVVSRYFRISILLVICFSLVSIPLNTLLSPFILGDKWRASIPIINALLIMAIFQVPISTISQTLNSLGRNSWQLAWDIIRIVLVTAAISFSSIFSKNLNLVIYVYVTASIVAYIILLGLIYSSVKRHIVLDPSRSEASRK; encoded by the coding sequence ATGAAAGCGGTGATGGCGGCTCCGGCTCTGAAACGGGTTGGGACCTTGATGGGCGGGACAGTGTTGGGACAGTTGGCAGTCTTTGCGGTTACGCCCATCCTGACCCGGCTCTATGCGCCCGAAGCCTTCAATGACTTCGGCATTTATTTGGCGATATCTGGCGTTTTTTCGGTGATTGCCACTTTGAGATTAGAGGCCGCCATCCCTATCGCAAGGGATAATGCTGATGCGTTTAATTTAACGCGAGTAGCCTTTAAAACTAGTTGTGTCATCGCCATCTTGGCCATTATGCTGACCTTCTATGTTCTGTCAACAGGTTTCTTAGTCGTCAAAAGTAATCCTCTAATCTTCTCTCTCCTAGTTGGAATATCTGTATTATTAATTGGTGCTTTCCAGGCCATCTCTGCTTTACAGGTTCGGCACGACGGATATAGTGTAATTGCACGTGCTAAAGCTGCGCAGGGAGGAGTTCTTGCTTTCGGGCAGGTGGCAATAGGGTTCTTATTTTCGGCACCTATAGCGTTAGTGATGGGTGACGTCTGCAGTCGCATTGCAGGTCTAAGCAGCTCATTAAATCTATACCGCCGGGAGACTAAAGTTCAATCTGTTCAAAATAATTTAGTTGTTTTAAGTAATTACCTGAACTTTCCGAAATTTAGTGCTCCAGCTGCGCTGATTAATTCGTTAGGGACGCAGGCTCCAATATTTCTACTGGGTATATTTTTTACGCCTTCTTCTGTGGGCTTTTATGTTTTTGCCAACAGATTAATTGCAATTCCAGTATCGCTTATTGCTACTACTTTAGGGCAAGTTTTCCTAGGCGAGTTAGGAAAGGCACTTTCCTCAGGATCTTCAATTTTTACAGTGGTTTCTCGATACTTTAGAATAAGTATATTGCTGGTGATTTGCTTTAGCTTAGTAAGTATTCCACTAAATACTTTATTATCTCCTTTTATCTTAGGTGATAAATGGCGCGCGTCAATTCCAATTATAAATGCCCTTTTGATAATGGCAATTTTCCAAGTGCCTATCTCTACCATATCGCAAACTTTAAACTCGTTGGGGCGCAATTCTTGGCAACTAGCCTGGGATATTATAAGGATTGTTTTAGTTACAGCAGCCATCTCTTTTTCCTCGATATTCTCCAAGAATCTTAACTTGGTTATCTATGTTTATGTGACTGCAAGCATTGTAGCTTATATAATCCTACTCGGGCTAATATACTCGAGCGTGAAACGGCACATCGTACTAGATCCATCCAGATCTGAAGCGAGCAGAAAGTGA
- a CDS encoding glycosyltransferase gives MTYDVAHLTILHEIDDNRIFHKEVQSLRKLYKVLLVAPESNIEISDSISFKKRRGIKRALAHIDILRLAYKSKAQIIHYHDPELFFVAGILKLCQRTIIFDSHEDVPQDMLNKPYLNSLLRIVFYTALIGITKIIGLWFDAIICATEEIASRFPAHKTTVVKNFARGSEFSSDTININPLEMEYDFIYVGTISEDRGILQILESLSKIKSNRKIKSIVVGPIHSSSLERKIKEMSKDIDVTFTGSLSRRKLLSFLSASKIAMVTLHPTSTYIESLPVKLFEYMMAGRHIIASNFSKWKSIAGEIDNIEFVDPLDTDVIANAMQNGLKITSNEYSANARKSMQFAQANYSWESQAAILFEVYRRLNREKNSHSESVR, from the coding sequence ATGACATACGATGTAGCTCACCTTACTATCTTACACGAGATCGACGACAATAGAATTTTTCATAAAGAAGTCCAGTCTTTACGGAAATTGTACAAAGTTTTACTTGTAGCCCCAGAAAGCAATATTGAAATCTCTGATTCGATTTCTTTTAAGAAGAGAAGGGGCATCAAAAGAGCGCTCGCTCATATAGATATATTAAGACTGGCTTATAAAAGCAAGGCACAAATCATACACTATCATGATCCCGAACTATTTTTCGTAGCCGGTATACTGAAGCTGTGCCAAAGAACAATTATATTCGACTCTCACGAAGATGTGCCTCAAGACATGCTGAATAAGCCGTACCTAAACTCATTATTGCGCATTGTGTTTTACACAGCATTAATCGGCATTACAAAAATCATAGGATTATGGTTCGATGCCATCATATGTGCGACGGAAGAAATCGCATCGCGTTTCCCAGCACATAAAACTACTGTGGTTAAAAATTTCGCAAGAGGCTCGGAATTCTCCAGTGATACGATTAATATTAATCCCCTGGAAATGGAATACGATTTCATTTACGTCGGCACAATTAGTGAAGATAGGGGGATCCTGCAAATATTGGAATCTTTGAGTAAAATCAAAAGTAACAGAAAGATCAAGTCCATCGTAGTTGGTCCGATACATTCTTCCTCTTTAGAAAGAAAAATCAAAGAGATGTCTAAGGATATTGATGTTACTTTTACCGGAAGTCTATCGAGACGAAAACTGCTTTCATTTTTAAGTGCCTCAAAAATCGCCATGGTAACACTACATCCTACGTCAACTTATATAGAAAGTTTACCAGTTAAACTTTTTGAATATATGATGGCTGGACGTCATATTATTGCGTCAAATTTTTCAAAATGGAAGAGTATAGCAGGTGAAATTGATAATATAGAATTTGTAGATCCACTTGATACTGACGTAATAGCGAATGCCATGCAAAATGGACTCAAAATTACATCGAACGAATATTCAGCAAACGCCAGAAAATCAATGCAGTTCGCTCAGGCCAATTATTCCTGGGAATCCCAAGCGGCAATACTATTTGAGGTTTATAGGAGATTAAATCGTGAAAAAAATAGTCATAGTGAATCCGTTCGATGA